One genomic window of Stigmatella ashevillena includes the following:
- the fabD gene encoding ACP S-malonyltransferase, with protein sequence MRIQIFPGQGSQHVGMGTELFNGAPDELAAADAVLGWSVRELCLEDRDRKLNQTAWTQPALYVVNALAYLKKVRETGQRPELVAGHSLGEYNALFAAGAFDFITGLRLVQRRAAVMAKARDGGMAAVIGLSAARVREVLREAKLEEIDLANLNAPEQQVLSGPVESLAQAEAVFTRVGVRGFKRLPVSAAFHSRYMHEARQEFESFLEDFVLSSPRIPVISNVEAKPYPPGALKRLLVEQITSPVRWEESVQYLLQQPGPDLEEVGPGRVLTTLVAQIRRKGAS encoded by the coding sequence ATGCGGATCCAGATTTTTCCGGGGCAGGGTTCTCAGCATGTGGGGATGGGAACAGAGCTGTTCAACGGCGCTCCAGACGAACTCGCCGCCGCTGATGCCGTTCTCGGCTGGTCGGTCCGCGAGCTGTGCCTTGAGGACCGGGATCGAAAGCTCAATCAGACGGCCTGGACGCAACCGGCATTGTACGTCGTGAATGCCCTTGCGTACCTCAAGAAGGTGCGCGAGACAGGCCAGCGGCCCGAGTTGGTCGCCGGACACAGCCTCGGGGAGTACAACGCGCTCTTCGCCGCAGGTGCATTTGACTTCATCACGGGACTGCGGCTTGTGCAGCGCCGGGCTGCGGTGATGGCCAAGGCTCGGGACGGAGGCATGGCCGCGGTCATCGGTCTGTCGGCTGCGCGGGTGCGCGAAGTGTTGCGCGAAGCGAAACTGGAGGAGATTGATCTCGCCAATCTCAACGCGCCGGAGCAGCAGGTGCTCTCTGGACCGGTCGAATCCCTCGCGCAGGCCGAGGCCGTCTTCACCCGTGTGGGCGTGCGAGGCTTCAAACGACTGCCCGTGAGTGCAGCCTTCCATTCCCGCTACATGCATGAAGCCAGACAGGAGTTCGAGTCGTTCCTTGAGGATTTCGTCCTCTCGTCACCCCGCATTCCCGTCATCTCGAACGTCGAGGCCAAGCCGTACCCGCCGGGCGCGCTCAAGCGGTTGCTCGTCGAGCAAATCACCTCCCCGGTGCGATGGGAGGAGTCTGTCCAATACTTGCTGCAGCAGCCTGGGCCAGACCTCGAAGAGGTGGGCCCGGGGCGCGTGCTGACCACGCTCGTTGCGCAGATCCGGCGGAAGGGGGCGTCATGA